The genome window CCAGTTGCCGCGGCCAGGCTTCGCTGCCCGGGTAGCGGTAGCGGACGGCGGCGTCCATCCGATAGCGGCAGAGGGTCAGCAAGCCGCTCTTTACCGCGCCCATGGGGCGTGTCAACGGCACCGGCACCCAGGCCACCTGGTAATTGACGGCGAAAGCCGCGCCATGGCCGGGGAAACTGGCCTGCAGATAGGTGCGTTCGTCGACCTGGTAGCTTCTTGAGGCGCGGCTGTCCACCTCCTGTAAGGCCAGCAGGTCCGGTGCTGCTGCAATCAGGAAACGGGTGATTTCCTCCAGGTTGGTCCGCGTCTGTTCCAGGCTCCGGCAGCGGGAGTGCGTGCCGCCATCCATGAAAAAATCTTCCCCGGCGTCGAGTCCGCAGTAGCCGATGTTGAAGGTCATGACGGTGAACGGGACGTTCTTCGGCAGCAGCCGAGCCTGGTTGTTGTCAATGCCCAAAAGGACCGCCGGCGCCGGCCTGTAGTCGCTTACCGTCAGGAACGCCAGGAAGAGGAAAACGATCAGCGTTGGCACCCCGATGAGCGCCAGCAGCCATTGCGAAAGTTTGCGGATCATGATCTCAGCCGAACAATTTCTTCAGCAGGCGGCCGATCAGGG of Candidatus Aminicenantes bacterium contains these proteins:
- a CDS encoding endonuclease/exonuclease/phosphatase family protein, whose amino-acid sequence is MIRKLSQWLLALIGVPTLIVFLFLAFLTVSDYRPAPAVLLGIDNNQARLLPKNVPFTVMTFNIGYCGLDAGEDFFMDGGTHSRCRSLEQTRTNLEEITRFLIAAAPDLLALQEVDSRASRSYQVDERTYLQASFPGHGAAFAVNYQVAWVPVPLTRPMGAVKSGLLTLCRYRMDAAVRYRYPGSEAWPRQLAELDRCFLQTRLPLAGGGELLLLNSHLSVFDKGGRIRKQQLAYLRRHVMAEYRKGNHVIVGGDWNHGLPGTDAKLFKATMAPPGWYVMVPDDFTPPGFAWAVDRTMPTVRSNGTAYRQGENFVAVIDGFLVSPNVEIVKVSGQNLAFRNSDHNPVAAVFILR